The Salvelinus namaycush isolate Seneca chromosome 8, SaNama_1.0, whole genome shotgun sequence genome has a segment encoding these proteins:
- the LOC120051845 gene encoding glycosaminoglycan xylosylkinase produces the protein MKLKQRVVLLVAVLLLLGLAKLFLLDGGEGSAASRRDLRAFRKMEAGLSLSRGDRLTHTLQSPWEVANQWVGPREVYPEETPELAAVLSALGTARVERADVGYKGTQLKALLVLDGGQKVVFKPKRYSRGYVVEGEPYAGYDRHNAEVAAFHLDRILGFRRAPLVVGRFVNLRTEIKPVATDQLLSTFLMQGNNSCFYGKCYYCRESEPACAEGEMMEGSVTLWLPDVWPLQKHRHPWGRTYREGKLARWEYDESYCDAVKKMPPYDAGPRLLDVIDTAIFDYLIGNADRHHYESFQDDGGASMLILLDNAKSFGNAALDERSILAPLYQCCMVRVSTWNRLNLLRAGALSSALRQALTFDPINPVLAEPHLAALDRRLSGVIATIQQCVESLGPDNTLIEDRMILPHP, from the exons ATGAAGTTGAAACAGCGCGTGGTGTTGCTGGTTGCCGTGCTACTCCTGTTGGGGCTGGCCAAACTCTTTCTgctggatggaggagaggggtccGCAGCCAGTCGACGAGACCTCCGGGCCTTCCGCAAG ATGGAGGCAGGCCTGTCTCTCTCACGCGGTGACCGGCTAACACACACCCTCCAGTCTCCATGGGAGGTGGCAAACCAATGGGTGGGCCCTAGGGAGGTGTACCCTGAGGAGACCCCCGAGCTGGCAGCCGTCCTCTCCGCGCTGGGCACTGCCCGAGTGGAGCGGGCAGATGTGGGCTACAAGGGCACCCAGCTCAAAGCTCTACTAGTACTGGAcggggggcagaaggtggtcttcAAACCCAAGAG GTATAGTAGAGGCTATGTGGTAGAAGGAGAGCCTTATGCAGGTTATGACAGACACAACGCAGAGGTGGCAGCTTTTCACctggacag GATCCTGGGTTTCAGAAGAGCACCCCTAGTGGTCGGGAGGTTTGTCAACCTGAGGACTGAGATCAAACCTGTCGCTACGGACCAGCTACTCAGTACCTTTCTAATGcagg gtaaTAATAGTTGTTTCTATGGGAAGTGTTACTACTGTAGAGAGAGTGAGCCGGCGTGTGCGGAAGGAGAGATGATGGAGGGATCAGTAACTCTCTGGCTGCCAGATGTCTGGCCGCTCCAGAAACACAGACACCCTTGGGGACGCACCTACAGGGAGGGCAAACTGGCCAG GTGGGAGTATGATGAGAGCTACTGTGATGCGGTGAAGAAGATGCCTCCGTACGACGCCGGTCCCAGACTGCTGGACGTCATAGACACAGCCATCTTTGATTACCTCATCGGCAACGCAGACCGACATCACTACGAGAGTTTCCAAGACGACGGAGGAGCCAGCATGCTCATCCTGCTGGATAACGCAAAGAG TTTTGGGAATGCAGCTCTGGATGAAAGAAGCATTCTGGCCCCTCTATATCAGTGTTGCAT GGTGCGTGTGTCTACGTGGAACAGGTTGAACCTGCTGAGAGCTGGGGCTCTGAGTTCAGCCCTAAGACAGGCCCTGACCTTTGACCCCATTAACCCTGTCCTGGCCGAGCCCCACCTGGCTGCCCTGGACAGACGGCTGTCTGGTGTCATAGCAACCATCCAGCAGTGTGTGGAGTCGCTGGGCCCCGACAACACACTGATAGAGGACCGCATGATCTTGCCACACCCTTAG